A stretch of bacterium DNA encodes these proteins:
- a CDS encoding ATP-binding protein gives WLVGAMQRFWWVPPLGLFAGLALVGPFAALFLIRKIEWKQREKELTAEEHLERTAQGMIEIDSVKRLVKIIPRYLTQFYYSALDIRITHATIFLLDKDRGEYLLKSTSGTRKISLERTLPEKENPIYIWFKKIVPLIIEKRFVRRRELDVLQREDIDFWLKEERLLRLGDYIEPSLMELKKIMVELKAVLCVPSYYQEGLLGFLILGEKERGLFRPQELSLFFRLSRYAGLAIRSAQLSQDLQQAYASVAQADRLSSMGQLAASFAHEINNPVAIIISGIELSLATMREDLLKAQSVEEKEKIVEYTEDKLIKIKDEAFRISHIIDRIMGYVKAPMGDFTSVRLEDLIEATLGLVEHPLRKNQINVVKEIPKDLPKIRGIAGELQEVFLNLFNNALEAMEDETPGSINILARAFGNPEVVEIKVSDTGGGISPENLRKIFDFLFTTKLQGTGVGLSVVYNIIKKHDGTIDVESEMGKGTTFTMRLPMWKEEGVIKR, from the coding sequence CTGGCTTGTGGGAGCGATGCAGAGGTTCTGGTGGGTTCCTCCATTGGGGCTTTTTGCGGGGTTGGCTCTGGTTGGTCCTTTTGCGGCGCTCTTTTTAATTCGCAAGATTGAGTGGAAACAGCGGGAGAAGGAGTTGACGGCAGAGGAGCATCTGGAGAGGACGGCGCAGGGGATGATTGAGATAGATAGTGTTAAGAGATTGGTGAAGATAATCCCCAGATATCTTACTCAGTTCTATTATTCTGCCCTGGATATCAGGATAACCCACGCTACTATCTTCCTCCTGGATAAAGATAGAGGGGAGTATCTGTTGAAGTCTACTTCGGGGACGAGGAAGATTTCTCTGGAGAGGACTCTTCCTGAGAAAGAGAATCCTATTTATATTTGGTTTAAGAAGATAGTTCCCCTTATAATTGAAAAGAGATTTGTCAGGAGGAGAGAGCTGGATGTTCTGCAGAGGGAGGATATTGATTTCTGGCTTAAGGAGGAAAGGCTCCTTCGTCTGGGTGATTACATTGAGCCTTCTCTAATGGAACTTAAAAAAATAATGGTCGAGTTAAAAGCAGTGCTTTGCGTTCCCAGTTACTATCAAGAGGGACTTTTGGGTTTTCTGATTCTGGGAGAGAAAGAGAGGGGCTTGTTCAGACCGCAGGAACTGTCACTCTTCTTCAGACTTTCCCGGTATGCTGGTTTGGCTATAAGGAGTGCTCAGCTCAGCCAGGATCTCCAGCAGGCTTATGCCTCAGTGGCTCAGGCGGATAGACTCTCGTCAATGGGTCAACTGGCGGCAAGTTTTGCTCATGAGATAAATAATCCTGTAGCAATTATTATTTCCGGTATTGAATTGAGTTTGGCGACTATGAGAGAGGATTTGCTCAAGGCTCAATCTGTGGAGGAGAAGGAAAAGATTGTCGAGTATACTGAAGATAAGTTGATAAAGATAAAAGATGAAGCTTTCCGTATATCTCACATTATTGATAGAATAATGGGGTATGTGAAAGCGCCAATGGGCGATTTTACATCTGTGAGATTGGAGGATTTGATTGAGGCTACTTTGGGATTGGTGGAGCATCCCTTACGTAAGAACCAGATAAATGTGGTAAAGGAGATTCCTAAAGATTTGCCAAAAATTCGAGGAATTGCCGGGGAACTTCAGGAGGTCTTCCTCAACCTTTTCAATAATGCTTTAGAGGCGATGGAAGATGAGACACCGGGAAGTATTAATATTTTGGCAAGAGCATTTGGCAATCCTGAAGTGGTGGAAATAAAAGTATCGGATACAGGGGGTGGAATTTCTCCAGAGAATCTGCGTAAAATTTTCGATTTTCTGTTTACTACAAAATTGCAGGGGACTGGCGTGGGATTGTCTGTGGTTTATAATATAATCAAAAAACACGATGGGACTATTGATGTAGAGAGTGAGATGGGGAAGGGAACAACTTTTACTATGCGTCTTCCGATGTGGAAAGAGGAAGGCGTGATCAAAAGATAG
- a CDS encoding HD domain-containing phosphohydrolase, whose translation MIKLLVVEDEPNMRGFLKDFFEKQNYEVYTASNGEDALKLIKNSRPHLVFLDIGLPGMSGMDVLARIREFDNTIKVIMVTGVQDKQKIEEATKLGASDYVTKPFSFDYLQNVALGKVHTQLFEDLRREVQEKGLLYKEIEKKADELQKAYGKLAQTAVQALYALAKALEARDPYTHGHSESVTRYATWIGEKLRGKQGWENVTLDAGKILRNGGLLHDVGKIGIIDGILNKPGKLTKEEWAKVKEHPVKGAHILEGVEEFKDYALVARHHHERWDGKGYPDGLKGKQIPSGARIMAVADAYDAMTSDRPYRKAGTPIEAAKELLKCKGTQFDPEPVDAFIIALKEHNILTEEDVKKITEGEE comes from the coding sequence TTGATAAAATTGTTGGTGGTTGAAGATGAGCCTAATATGCGCGGGTTTTTGAAAGATTTCTTTGAGAAGCAGAACTATGAGGTTTATACTGCCTCTAATGGAGAGGATGCTTTGAAGTTGATAAAGAATTCGAGGCCACACCTTGTATTTCTGGATATAGGTTTACCAGGTATGTCTGGAATGGATGTTTTGGCTCGCATAAGAGAGTTCGATAATACAATTAAGGTGATTATGGTTACTGGCGTCCAGGATAAGCAGAAAATTGAAGAAGCTACAAAGTTGGGAGCGAGTGATTATGTTACTAAGCCCTTTAGTTTTGACTACCTGCAGAATGTAGCGTTGGGTAAGGTGCATACACAATTATTTGAAGATTTGCGAAGAGAGGTACAAGAGAAGGGGCTTCTTTACAAGGAGATAGAGAAGAAAGCGGATGAACTCCAGAAAGCATACGGGAAATTGGCACAGACTGCTGTGCAAGCTCTCTATGCTCTGGCTAAGGCGTTAGAGGCAAGGGACCCTTATACTCATGGACATTCTGAATCGGTTACCCGATATGCTACCTGGATAGGCGAGAAACTGAGAGGGAAGCAGGGCTGGGAGAATGTGACATTAGATGCTGGAAAAATTCTCCGAAATGGTGGTCTTTTGCACGATGTTGGTAAAATCGGAATTATTGATGGAATATTGAACAAACCTGGCAAGCTTACTAAGGAGGAGTGGGCGAAGGTTAAAGAGCATCCCGTGAAGGGAGCTCATATCCTGGAAGGTGTCGAGGAGTTCAAGGATTATGCTCTGGTGGCCCGTCACCACCACGAAAGGTGGGATGGGAAAGGCTATCCGGACGGGTTAAAAGGGAAACAGATTCCTAGTGGGGCAAGAATCATGGCTGTGGCTGATGCTTATGATGCTATGACTTCTGACCGTCCCTACAGAAAAGCAGGGACTCCCATAGAAGCAGCAAAAGAATTGTTGAAATGTAAAGGGACACAATTCGATCCTGAACCAGTAGATGCGTTCATAATTGCTCTTAAAGAGCATAACATTTTGACTGAGGAGGATGTAAAGAAGATAACAGAGGGGGAGGAATAG